In a genomic window of Macrobrachium nipponense isolate FS-2020 chromosome 10, ASM1510439v2, whole genome shotgun sequence:
- the LOC135223832 gene encoding uncharacterized protein LOC135223832, with product MPTAEAMTLMFIVVIIFTIFLIITCLKRQVGRIRDRSKRDPHIPGSEAKKTLRREIERRLDRVADIYHEPKLLTLEVDSHSNADLPPYYFRMKAIDNMKYLEQELSSLEGVGPRGSRESIRAYLMNLTNPGCVLATVEQRMIHELCDYYDHARHHPMQFTSTQFTPYHSLLLRILHCGRNGEKLTGRMISTVKAPSDHDSAIDEPEHDHSGDDENLIISDSSMVLLHRPSSLKVSTDDNFETSV from the exons ATGCCTACAGCAGAAGCAATGACTCTCATGTTCATCGTGGTCATCATCTTTACGATATTTCTGATCATAACGTGTCTGAAACGACAAGTCGGTCGAATACGAGACAGATCAAAGAGGGATCCGCATATACCAGGTTCTGAGGCCAAAAAG acaCTGAGGCGGGAAATTGAGAGAAGATTAGACCGTGTTGCAGACATATACCATGAACCCAAATTACTGACTTTAGAAGTTGATAGTCATTCTAATGCAGACCTTCCTCCATATTACTTTAGAATGAAAGCAATTGATAATATGAAATACCTTG AACAAGAACTGTCATCGCTAGAGGGTGTTGGCCCTCGAGGTTCAAGGGAAAGCATTAGAGCGTATCTGATGAATTTGACGAACCCAGGTTGTGTTTTGGCCACTGTAGAACAGAGGATGATTCACGAATTGTGTGATTACTATGACCACGCAAGACATCACCCAATGCAATTTACATCAACCCAGTTTACTCCTTACCATAGCCTGTTGTTGCGGATATTACACTG TGGACGTAACGGGGAGAAATTAACGGGTCGCATGATTTCAACGGTAAAAGCACCAAGTGACCACGATTCCGCTATTGACGAGCCAGAGCATGACCACAGTGGAGATGATGAAAACTTGATAATCAGTGATTCCAGCATGGTCTTACTCCACAGGCCTTCGTCGTTGAAGGTTTCCACAGACGATAATTTTGAGACGTCTGTGTGA